Proteins co-encoded in one Sander vitreus isolate 19-12246 chromosome 9, sanVit1, whole genome shotgun sequence genomic window:
- the LOC144523006 gene encoding histone H2A-like: MSGRGKTGGKARAKAKTRSSRAGLQFPVGRVHRLLRKGNYAQRVGAGAPVYLAAVLEYLTAEILELAGNAARDNKKTRIIPRHLQLAVRNDEELNKLLGGVTIAQGGVLPNIQAVLLPKKTEKPAKK; this comes from the exons ATGTCTGGACGAGGAAAAACCGGAGGCAAAGCGAGAGCTAAGGCCAAGACCCGCTCTTCTCGTGCCGGGCTTCAGTTCCCAGTCGGCCGTGTTCACAGGCTGCTCCGCAAAGGAAACTACGCTCAGCGTGTCGGTGCCGGAGCCCCCGTGTACCTGGCGGCGGTGCTGGAGTATCTGACCGCTGAGATCCTGGAGCTGGCTGGAAACGCTGCCCGCGACAACAAGAAGACCAGGATTATCCCCCGTCATCTGCAGCTGGCTGTCCGCAACGACGAGGAGCTCAACAAGCTGCTGGGCGGAGTGACCATCGCTCAGGGCGGCGTGCTGCCCAACATCCAGGCCGTCCTGCTGCCCAAGAAGACCGAGAAGCCCGCCAAGAA ATGA
- the LOC144523001 gene encoding histone H2B, producing the protein MPEPAKSAPKKGSKKAVTKAAGKGGKKRRKSRKESYAIYVYKVLKQVHPDTGISSKAMGIMNSFVSDIFERIAGEASRLAHYNKRSTITSREIQTAVRLLLPGELAKHAVSEGTKAVTKYTSSK; encoded by the coding sequence ATGCCTGAACCAGCTAAGTCCGCCCCGAAGAAGGGCTCCAAGAAAGCCGTGACCAAGGCTGCCGGGAAGGGCGgcaagaagaggagaaagagcaggaaggagagctaCGCCATCTACGTGTACAAGGTGTTGAAGCAGGTCCACCCCGATACCGGCATCTCCTCCAAGGCAATGGGCATCATGAACTCGTTTGTGAGCGACATCTTTGAGCGCATCGCCGGTGAGGCTTCCCGTCTGGCTCACTACAACAAGCGCTCCACCATCACTTCCCGGGAGATCCAGACCGCCgtgaggctgctgctgcccgGGGAGCTGGCCAAGCACGCCGTGTCTGAGGGCACCAAGGCCGTCACCAAGTACACCAGCTCCAAGTAA
- the LOC144523002 gene encoding histone H1-like has protein sequence MAEEVAPAPAAAPAKAAKKKVTKPKKAGPSVRDLIVKTVAASKERSGVSAAALKKALAAGGYDVDKNKSRVNTAIKSLVAKETLVQTKGTGASGSFKLNKKAAETKAKKPAAKKAAPKAAKKPAAAKKPAAAKKPKKAPAAKKAAAAKKSPKKVKKPAAAAKKVAKSPKKAAKSPKKVVKKAPAAAKKAPAKKVAKPKVKKAAPKKK, from the coding sequence ATGGCAGAAGAAGTAGCTCCAGCTCCAGCCGCCGCGCCGGCAAAAGCCGCCAAAAAGAAGGTGACCAAGCCGAAGAAGGCCGGGCCCAGCGTACGCGACCTGATCGTTAAAACTGTGGCCGCGTCCAAGGAGCGGAGCGGCGTGTCTGCGGCCGCCCTGAAGAAGGCTCTAGCTGCCGGAGGCTACGATGTGGACAAGAACAAGTCCCGCGTCAACACCGCCATCAAAAGCCTGGTGGCGAAGGAGACTCTGGTCCAGACCAAGGGGACCGGGGCGTCCGGATCCTTCAAGCTCAACAAGAAGGCGGCCGAAACTAAGGCCAAGAAGCCAGCGGCCAAGAAAGCGGCTCCAAAAGCCGCCAAGAAGCCCGCAGCCGCCAAGAAACCCGCCGCGGCCAAGAAGCCCAAGAAGGCTCCGGCAGCCAAGAAGGCAGCGGCCGCCAAGAAGTCCCCGAAGAAGGTCAAGAAGCCCGCCGCAGCGGCCAAGAAAGTAGCCAAGAGCCCCAAGAAGGCCGCCAAGAGCCCCAAGAAGGTGGTGAAAAAGGCCCCGGCTGCTGCTAAGAAAGCCCCCGCAAAGAAGGTCGCCAAACCCAAAGTGAAGAAAGCGGCACCCAAGAAGAAGTAA
- the LOC144523003 gene encoding histone H3, with the protein MARTKQTARKSTGGKAPRKQLATKAARKSAPATGGVKKPHRYRPGTVALREIRRYQKSTELLIRKLPFQRLVREIAQDFKTDLRFQSSAVMALQEASEAYLVGLFEDTNLCAIHAKRVTIMPKDIQLARRIRGERA; encoded by the coding sequence ATGGCCAGAACCAAGCAGACCGCCCGTAAATCCACCGGAGGAAAAGCTCCCAGGAAGCAGCTGGCCACCAAGGCTGCCCGTAAGAGCGCCCCGGCCACCGGCGGAGTGAAGAAGCCTCACCGTTACAGGCCCGGTACCGTGGCTCTGAGAGAGATCCGTCGTTACCAGAAGTCCACCGAGCTGCTCATCCGCAAGCTGCCCTTCCAGCGCCTGGTGAGGGAGATCGCTCAGGACTTCAAGACCGACCTGCGCTTCCAGAGCTCCGCCGTCATGGCTCTGCAGGAGGCCAGCGAGGCTTACCTGGTCGGTCTGTTCGAGGACACCAACCTGTGCGCCATCCACGCCAAGAGGGTCACCATCATGCCCAAAGACATCCAGCTGGCCCGCCGTATCCGCGGAGAGAGGGCTTAA
- the LOC144523009 gene encoding histone H2A-like: protein MSGRGKTGGKARAKAKTRSSRAGLQFPVGRVHRLLRKGNYAQRVGAGAPVYLAAVLEYLTAEILELAGNAARDNKKTRIIPRHLQLAVRNDEELNKLLGGVTIAQGGVLPNIQAVLLPKKTEKPAKK from the coding sequence ATGTCTGGACGAGGAAAAACCGGAGGCAAAGCGAGAGCTAAGGCCAAGACCCGCTCTTCTCGTGCCGGGCTTCAGTTCCCAGTCGGCCGTGTTCACAGGCTGCTCCGCAAAGGAAACTACGCTCAGCGTGTCGGTGCCGGAGCCCCCGTGTACCTGGCGGCGGTGCTGGAGTACCTGACCGCTGAGATCCTGGAGCTGGCTGGAAACGCTGCCCGCGATAACAAGAAAACCAGGATCATCCCCCGTCATCTGCAGTTGGCTGTCCGAAACGACGAGGAGCTCAACAAGCTGCTGGGCGGAGTGACCATCGCTCAGGGCGGCGTGCTGCCCAACATCCAGGCCGTCCTGCTGCCCAAGAAGACCGAGAAGCCCGCCAAGAAGTAA
- the orc1 gene encoding origin recognition complex subunit 1 — protein MKYFTRLRVRRVYKWRGAPLTFNRKLKTYEYGSLAISVEGLPRTTVINTGQHILIEGEDEDNPYVAKVIRLYGDESGRQKKAVVQWFARVSEVPVSKLRLLGREPHPQEIFYYQGRSCDDEVDAESILRPVQVKRLDGAAPFPDGDKDALYVKLSWDSKTFKVLDSELAPESPPAPPSCPKPSLPPSPPCSPPAAAPASRRPSRRALPTPDFAIMRRAAAGEVKISRATMSARKASAAEAESLHSATKQSASKCLSSKRRTASARTPGVRKKLELSSPEKKSMICEDVLSQLLDEELESEVMLAQRLSASPLQALPLTHSLAPVRKAHQAAAQGAFSLKPAAVVLDKLPEADSPLSSARATTPFRRKELKTQKEPALGVLAEEDSENCPMLLVAATPRSSKRKSAQLVSSRIRRQLNLLDNQPDRDSDSDGEVEFVPSWKELQSNSDDDDEGEEDSDEDAVFIKKSRRASTATPRSKQRTRSSTRTPRKTPNKKVTPGTPRTPRGATPSIPSRSLPARQPANVLEEARTRLHVSSVPESLPCREQEFQDIYSFVESKIVDGTGGCMYISGVPGTGKTATVHEVMRCLQHAADVDEIPPFHFIEINGMKMTDPHQAYVQILQKLTGQKATADHAAALLEKRFSNAAPRKETTVLLVDELDLLWTRKQNVMYNLFDWPTRRHARLVVLTIANTMDLPERIMINRVASRLGLTRMSFQPYSFKQLQQIIMSRLNKVKAFEQDALQLVSRKVAALSGDARRCLDICRRATEICEHSAADPSASGLVGMSHVMEALDEMFSSAYITAIKCASVQEQLFLRAVIAEFRRLGLEEATFQQVFVQHQALCRVEGLQPVSVSEGLAVCQRLGACRLLLLEPSRLGVLQRVRLNVSQDDVLFALKAD, from the exons ATGAAGTATTTCACCAGGCTGAGAGTCAGAAGAGTGTACAAGTGGCGCGGGGCGCCTTTAACTTTCAACAGAAAGTTGAAAACGTATGAATATGG CTCCTTGGCCATCAGTGTGGAGGGTCTCCCAAGGACCACAGTCATTAACACGGGCCAACACATCCTCATTGAGGGCGAAGACGAAGACAACCCTTACGTGGCCAAAGTCATCAGGCTGTACGGTGACG agagCGGGAGGCAGAAGAAGGCGGTGGTTCAGTGGTTTGCGCGTGTGTCTGAAGTGCCCGTGAGCAAGCTGAGGCTGCTGGGCAGAGAGCCCCACCCGCAGGAGATCTTCTACTATCAGGGCCGCAGCTGTGACGACGAGGTGGACGCCGAGTCCATCCTCAGGCCTGTGCAG GTGAAGCGCCTGGATGGAGCGGCCCCGTTCCCGGACGGCGATAAGGACGCTCTGTACGTGAAGCTGTCCTGGGACTCCAAGACCTTCAAAGTGCTGGACTCTGAACTCGCTCCGGAGTCCCCCCCTGCTCCTCCTTCCTGTCCCaaaccctccctccccccctcgcCCCCGTGCTCCCCGCCTGCAGCGGCTCCGGCGTCCCGACGCCCCTCTCGGCGCGCCCTGCCGACCCCGGACTTCGCCATCATGCGGCGGGCCGCGGCGGGGGAAGTGAAAATCAGCCGGGCCACCATGAGCGCCAGGAAGGCCAGCGCGGCCGAGGCCGAGTCGCTGCACTCAGCCACCAAACAGTCGGCCTCAAAATGTCTGAGCAGCAAGAGGAGGACCGCCTCCGCCAGGACGCCCGGCGTCCGCAAGAAACTGGAGCTCAGCA GTCCGGAGAAGAAGTCGATGATCTGCGAGGACGTCCTGAGCCAGCTGCTGGACGAGGAGCTGGAGTCGGAGGTGATGTTGGCTCAGAGGCTGTCGGCCTCTCCGCTGCAGGCGCTGCCCCTCACGCACAGCCTCGCCCCCGTCAGGAAGGCCCACCAAGCCGCCGCTCAGGGCGCTTTTTCCCTGAAGCCCGCCGCCGTCGTCCTCGACAAACTCCCTGAGGCGGACAGCCCCCTGTCGTCTgccag AGCTACCACTCCTTTTCGGAGAAAAGAACTGAAAACCCAGAAGGAACCGGCCCTGGGAGTGct GGCTGAGGAGGACAGCGAGAACTGTCCGATGCTGCTGGTCGCCGCCACGCCGCGGAGCTCCAAGAGGAAGTCGGCCCAGCTGGTGTCGTCTCGCATCCGAAGGCAGCT GAACCTTCTGGACAACCAGCCGGACCGGGACTCAGACTCGGACGGTGAGGTGGAGTTCGTTCCCTCCTGGAAGGAGCTCCAGAGCAAcagcgatgatgatgatgagggggAAGAAGATAGCGACGAGGACGCcgtgtttataaaaaaaagccgACGCGCGTCTACGGCGACTCCTCGCTCCAAGCAGAGGACTCGCTCCTCCACCAGAACGCCGCGGAAAACTCCCAACAAGAAG GTCACACCCGGCACGCCACGGACTCCTCGTGGCGCCACTCCCAGCATCCCCAGCAGGTCGCTGCCGGCCCGACAGCCCGCTAACGTTCTGGAGGAGGCCAGAACCAG GCTGCACGTGTCCTCAGTGCCGGAGTCTCTTCCCTGCAGAGAGCAGGAGTTTCAGGACATCTACAGCTTCGTGGAGAGCAAGATCGTAGACGGCACGGGCGG GTGCATGTACATCTCCGGTGTTCCCGGCACCGGCAAGACGGCCACGGTCCACGAGGTGATGCGCTGTCTGCAGCACGCGGCCGACGTAGACGAGATCCCTCCTTTCCACTTCATCGAGATCAACGGGATGAAGATGACGGACCCTCATCAGGCCTACGTCCAGATCCTGCAG AAGCTGACGGGTCAGAAGGCCACGGCCGACCACGCTGCAGCGCTGCTGGAGAAGAGATTCAGCAACGCCGCTCCCAGGAAGGAGACCACCGTGCTGCTGGTGGACGAA TTGGACCTGTTGTGGACCAGGAAGCAGAACGTCATGTACAACCTGTTTGATTGGCCGACGCGGCGCCACGCACGCCTGGTGGTGCTGACCATCGCCAACACCATGGACCTGCCAGAGAGGATCATGATCAACAGAGTGGCCAGCAGactg GGTCTGACCAGGATGTCCTTCCAGCCGTACAGCTTcaagcagctgcagcagatCATCATGTCGCGGCTCAACAAAGTGAAAGCCTTCGAGCAGGACGCGCTCCAGCTGGTGTCCAGGAAG GTGGCAGCTCTGTCGGGCGACGCTCGCCGCTGTCTGGACATCTGTCGCCGGGCAACGGAGATCTGTGAGCACTCTGCTGCCGACCCCTCCGCCTCAGGATTGGTGGGAATGAGTCACGTAATGGAGGCGCTGGACGAGATGTTTTCCTCCGCCTACATCACCGCCATCAA GTGCGCGTCGGTGCAGGAGCAGCTCTTCCTCAGGGCCGTCATCGCTGAGTTTCGGCGGCTGGGATTGGAGGAGGCCACATTCCAACAG GTGTTTGTGCAGCACCAGGCTCTGTGTCGGGTGGAGGGTCTGCAGCCCGTCAGCGTGTCGGAGGGCCTGGCTGTGTGTCAGCGTCTGGGAGCCTGCAGGTTACTGCTGCTGGAGCCCAGCCGCCTCGGAGTCCTGCAGCGAGTCCGCCTCAACGTCAGCCAGGACGACGTGCTGTTCGCCCTGAAGGCCGACTGA